The following are from one region of the Streptomyces tuirus genome:
- a CDS encoding 3'-5' exonuclease produces MGWHRELLIGFDLETTGTDPREARIVTGAVIEVRGGEPIGRREWLADPGVPIPEDAVAVHGISNERAAAEGRPADQVADALADVLTSYWKTGVPVVAYNATFDLTLLSAELRRHGLPSLRDRLGGVDPAPVIDPYTIDRWVDRYRRGKRNLEAVCAEYGVVLDTAHDALADALAAARLAGAIADRHPKIAMLGPAALHHRQIEWYAQWAADFQSFLRGKGDLTAFIDGTWPLRELADEPV; encoded by the coding sequence ATGGGCTGGCACCGGGAGCTGCTGATCGGCTTCGACCTGGAGACGACGGGCACGGATCCGCGCGAGGCGCGCATCGTCACGGGGGCCGTGATCGAGGTCAGGGGCGGAGAGCCGATCGGGCGCCGGGAGTGGCTGGCCGACCCGGGAGTGCCGATCCCCGAGGACGCGGTGGCGGTGCACGGCATCAGCAACGAGCGCGCGGCGGCCGAGGGCAGACCGGCCGACCAGGTGGCGGACGCCCTGGCCGACGTCCTCACCTCCTACTGGAAGACGGGCGTGCCGGTCGTCGCCTACAACGCGACCTTCGACCTCACCCTGCTCTCCGCGGAGTTGCGGCGCCATGGACTGCCGTCCCTGCGCGACCGCCTGGGCGGCGTGGACCCGGCGCCGGTCATCGACCCGTACACCATCGACCGCTGGGTCGACCGCTACCGCCGCGGCAAACGCAACCTCGAAGCGGTCTGCGCCGAGTACGGCGTCGTCCTCGACACCGCCCATGACGCCCTGGCCGACGCTCTGGCGGCGGCCCGGCTGGCCGGGGCGATAGCCGACCGCCACCCCAAGATCGCGATGCTCGGCCCGGCGGCCCTGCACCACCGTCAGATCGAGTGGTACGCGCAGTGGGCGGCGGACTTCCAGAGCTTCCTGCGCGGCAAGGGGGACCTGACCGCCTTCATCGACGGGACGTGGCCCCTGCGGGAGTTGGCGGACGAGCCCGTCTGA
- a CDS encoding phosphotransferase enzyme family protein, translating to MDEARARDVLAAAGVLPGAVREARLLALGENAVFAAGDLVVKVGRDAELLDRARRELDVAVWLAEAGVPAVRAAEPKALLVDGHPVTVWHRLPDAVRPAEPRDLAELLRVVHALPLPPFALPARDLLGGVERWLRLAGDAIDPADAAYLRERRDGYAAQAAALTPHLPPGPIHGDALPRNVHVGPAGPVLVDLETVSADLREHDLVVMALSHDRYGLPDEAYTSFTQTYGWDVRGWDGCGVLRGARETASCAWVAQHAPSNPKARAEFERRVRSLRDGDETVRWYPF from the coding sequence ATGGACGAGGCACGCGCGCGGGACGTACTGGCCGCGGCAGGGGTGCTGCCCGGTGCGGTTCGGGAGGCGCGGCTGCTCGCCCTGGGCGAGAACGCCGTGTTCGCCGCCGGTGACCTGGTCGTCAAGGTCGGCCGCGACGCCGAACTCCTGGACCGGGCGCGCCGCGAACTGGACGTAGCGGTGTGGCTCGCCGAGGCGGGCGTGCCGGCGGTGCGGGCGGCCGAGCCGAAGGCGCTGCTGGTCGACGGGCATCCGGTGACGGTGTGGCATCGGCTGCCGGACGCCGTGCGGCCCGCCGAGCCGCGGGATCTGGCCGAACTGCTGCGGGTCGTGCATGCCCTGCCTCTCCCTCCCTTCGCACTCCCGGCCCGCGATCTGCTGGGCGGGGTGGAGCGGTGGCTGCGGCTCGCCGGCGATGCGATCGATCCCGCGGACGCGGCCTACCTGCGCGAGCGGCGGGACGGGTACGCCGCGCAGGCCGCCGCGCTCACGCCGCACCTGCCGCCGGGGCCCATCCACGGGGACGCGCTGCCGCGCAATGTGCACGTCGGACCCGCCGGGCCCGTCCTGGTGGATCTGGAGACGGTGTCCGCGGACTTGCGCGAGCACGATCTCGTGGTGATGGCGTTGTCCCACGACCGGTACGGGTTGCCGGACGAGGCGTACACGTCGTTCACGCAGACCTACGGATGGGACGTGCGCGGATGGGACGGCTGCGGTGTGCTGCGCGGGGCCCGGGAGACGGCCAGTTGTGCGTGGGTCGCCCAGCACGCGCCGAGCAACCCGAAGGCACGGGCCGAGTTCGAGCGGCGGGTGCGGTCCCTGCGGGACGGGGACGAGACCGTGCGGTGGTATCCCTTCTGA
- a CDS encoding carbohydrate ABC transporter permease translates to MTTATEASPPSPPSPPRRRAGRGTGGRRPRQAADHGAWFLVLPALIPILVLSVGPLLYGILLAFTDAQSGRTAPTQWIGALNFRDLLHDTLFWESFRIGLVWAVGVTVPQFLLALGLALLLNQDLRLRWLARALAIIPWAMPEVVVGIMWRLVYNPDAGILNETLRDIGLGGGRDWLSGLATALPAVILVGVWAGMPQTTVALLAGLQNTPRELHEAAAVDGAGPWRRFRTVTWPALKPIALAITALNLIWNFNSFALVYVLTSGGPGGRTRLPMLFAYEEAFRYGQFGYAAAMGCVMVAVISIALAVFLAGRLKGGDDA, encoded by the coding sequence GTGACAACGGCGACCGAGGCTTCTCCCCCTTCGCCGCCTTCGCCACCGAGAAGAAGGGCCGGCCGCGGAACGGGCGGGAGGCGGCCCCGGCAGGCCGCCGACCACGGCGCGTGGTTCCTGGTGCTGCCCGCCCTGATCCCGATCCTCGTCCTCAGCGTCGGACCCCTGCTGTACGGGATCCTGCTGGCCTTCACCGACGCCCAGTCGGGCCGCACCGCACCCACCCAGTGGATCGGCGCCCTCAACTTCCGGGACCTGCTGCACGACACGCTGTTCTGGGAGTCGTTCCGGATCGGGCTGGTGTGGGCGGTCGGCGTCACCGTGCCGCAGTTCCTCCTCGCGCTGGGCCTCGCCCTGCTGCTCAACCAGGACCTGCGGCTGCGCTGGCTGGCCCGCGCGCTGGCGATCATCCCGTGGGCCATGCCCGAGGTCGTCGTCGGCATCATGTGGCGGCTCGTCTACAACCCCGACGCGGGCATCCTCAACGAGACCCTGCGCGACATCGGCCTGGGCGGCGGCCGGGACTGGCTCAGCGGACTGGCGACCGCGCTGCCCGCCGTGATCCTCGTCGGCGTCTGGGCGGGCATGCCCCAGACGACGGTGGCGCTGCTCGCCGGGCTGCAGAACACCCCACGCGAACTGCACGAGGCGGCGGCGGTCGACGGCGCGGGCCCCTGGCGCCGCTTCCGCACGGTCACCTGGCCCGCCCTGAAACCCATCGCCCTCGCCATCACCGCCCTCAATCTCATCTGGAACTTCAACTCCTTCGCCCTGGTCTACGTGCTGACCAGCGGCGGCCCCGGCGGCCGGACCCGGCTGCCGATGCTCTTCGCCTACGAAGAGGCCTTCCGCTACGGACAGTTCGGCTACGCGGCGGCGATGGGCTGCGTGATGGTGGCCGTGATCTCGATCGCCCTGGCCGTCTTCCTCGCCGGCCGGCTCAAGGGAGGTGACGACGCATGA
- a CDS encoding carbohydrate ABC transporter permease has translation MRTSTPARAGQYTALLAYLVFLAFPFLWLLSTAFKPPRELGSLHPTWIPEDPTLANFRQAFDEQPLLQAALNSLLAALAAAVIAVLIATPMAYVVARRRTRLAKAVTGWVVVSQAFPFVLLIIPLFLVLKNLRLINSVPGLVLVYVVWALPFALWMLAGYVRAVPPELEEAAAVDGAGRLRTLVSVTAPLLAPGIVATALFAFITAWNEFFFALVLLKTPEKQTLPVVLTHFIGAEGVADLGPLAAAAFLATLPSLVVFAIIQRRITGGMLTGAVKS, from the coding sequence ATGAGGACCAGCACACCGGCCCGCGCCGGCCAGTACACCGCACTGCTCGCGTACCTCGTCTTCCTCGCCTTCCCGTTCCTCTGGCTGCTCTCCACCGCGTTCAAGCCGCCGCGCGAGCTCGGCAGCCTGCACCCGACCTGGATCCCGGAGGACCCCACTCTCGCCAACTTCCGGCAGGCCTTCGACGAACAGCCGCTGCTGCAGGCGGCCCTCAACTCCCTGCTCGCGGCGCTCGCGGCGGCGGTCATCGCCGTGCTGATCGCGACACCGATGGCCTACGTCGTCGCCCGCCGCCGCACCCGGCTGGCGAAGGCCGTGACGGGCTGGGTGGTGGTCAGCCAGGCCTTCCCGTTCGTCCTGCTGATCATCCCGCTGTTCCTCGTGCTGAAGAACCTCCGCCTGATCAACTCCGTGCCGGGCCTGGTGCTGGTGTACGTGGTGTGGGCGCTGCCCTTCGCGCTGTGGATGCTCGCCGGGTATGTGCGGGCCGTGCCGCCCGAATTGGAGGAGGCCGCCGCGGTCGACGGGGCCGGCCGGCTGCGGACGCTGGTGTCGGTGACGGCCCCGCTGCTCGCCCCGGGCATCGTGGCGACGGCGCTGTTCGCGTTCATCACCGCGTGGAACGAGTTCTTCTTCGCGCTGGTGCTCCTCAAGACACCGGAGAAACAGACGCTGCCCGTGGTCCTCACCCACTTCATCGGCGCCGAGGGCGTCGCCGACCTCGGCCCGCTCGCGGCGGCGGCGTTCCTCGCGACCCTGCCCTCGCTCGTCGTCTTCGCGATCATCCAGCGGCGGATCACGGGCGGCATGCTCACCGGGGCGGTGAAGAGCTGA
- a CDS encoding ABC transporter substrate-binding protein yields MRARLLALVLLLLLAGCSSGGTRDDGRITLRFQSLAWQEESVEANKRLVEEWNATHPDVRVEYVQGSWDSVHDQLLTAFEGGEAPDIIHDASDDLADFAYGGYLADLTGLLPARLKSDIPRRSWQTTTFGDGVYGVPFLQEPRVLIANATWLRTSGVRIPTPAKPWSWAEFRRVTERLSGRGKYGVAWPLKEPVSATLNLSLSAGGQLFHRGPDGKVTVRFGTGDQVVPRTVHAQANTDRSASPTTLGSGGSDTLPGFFAGRYAMVPLGFSYRQQIVQQAPRGFAWQVLPAPAGAGGLTQGVSPQTLSIAEDCPHKKQAAEFLDFLLRPPNMVRLALGDWMLPTGTEALKDPALHRTKDGWATGTALAGHLRPAPAQSVRGYPEWKDKVATPALQEYYSGAIGIDELGRRLEEDGNLVLARYQR; encoded by the coding sequence ATGCGCGCCCGCCTGCTCGCCCTGGTCCTTCTGCTGCTGCTCGCGGGCTGCTCCTCCGGAGGCACCCGCGACGACGGCCGGATCACCCTGCGCTTCCAGTCCCTGGCCTGGCAGGAGGAGTCCGTCGAGGCCAACAAGCGCCTGGTGGAGGAGTGGAACGCCACCCACCCGGACGTCCGGGTCGAGTACGTCCAGGGCTCCTGGGACAGTGTCCACGACCAGCTCCTCACCGCCTTCGAGGGCGGCGAGGCGCCCGACATCATCCACGACGCCTCCGACGACCTCGCGGACTTCGCCTACGGCGGCTACCTCGCCGATCTCACCGGCCTGCTGCCCGCGAGGCTGAAGTCGGACATCCCGCGGCGCAGTTGGCAGACCACGACCTTCGGGGACGGCGTCTACGGCGTGCCGTTCCTCCAGGAACCCCGCGTGCTCATCGCCAACGCGACGTGGCTGCGCACGTCCGGCGTACGGATCCCGACCCCCGCGAAGCCCTGGAGCTGGGCCGAGTTCCGCCGGGTCACCGAACGCCTCAGCGGCCGGGGGAAGTACGGCGTCGCCTGGCCGCTGAAGGAACCCGTGTCCGCCACGCTCAACCTCTCCCTGTCGGCGGGCGGGCAACTCTTCCACCGGGGTCCGGACGGCAAGGTGACGGTGCGCTTCGGGACGGGCGACCAAGTGGTGCCGCGCACGGTCCATGCCCAGGCGAACACCGACCGCAGTGCCTCGCCGACGACCCTCGGCAGCGGTGGTTCCGACACCCTGCCCGGCTTCTTCGCGGGCCGGTACGCGATGGTCCCGCTCGGCTTCTCCTACCGTCAGCAGATCGTCCAGCAGGCCCCCAGGGGCTTCGCATGGCAGGTGCTGCCCGCCCCGGCGGGGGCCGGCGGACTCACCCAGGGCGTCAGCCCGCAGACCCTCTCCATCGCCGAGGACTGCCCGCACAAGAAGCAGGCCGCCGAGTTCCTCGACTTCCTCCTCAGGCCGCCGAACATGGTCCGCCTCGCCCTCGGCGACTGGATGCTCCCCACCGGCACCGAGGCGCTGAAGGACCCCGCCCTGCACCGGACGAAGGACGGCTGGGCCACCGGCACGGCCCTCGCCGGGCACCTGAGACCGGCACCGGCCCAGTCCGTGCGCGGCTACCCCGAGTGGAAGGACAAGGTCGCCACCCCCGCGCTCCAGGAGTACTACAGCGGAGCGATCGGCATCGACGAACTCGGCCGACGACTGGAGGAGGACGGCAACCTGGTGCTGGCGCGCTACCAGCGCTGA
- the mgt gene encoding macrolide-inactivating glycosyltransferase, whose translation MTSRAHIAMFSIAAHGHVNPSLEVIRELVARGHRVTYAIPPVFAGKVADTGAEVKPWTSTLPSPDDDPEAWGSTLLDNVEPFLADAIQALPQLIEAYEGDEPDLVLHDIASYPGRVLAHRWGVPAVSLSPAMVAWEGYEEEVARPLWEEPKKTERGRAYYARFQAWLEGNGITQHPDDFGGRPDRSIVLLPKALQPNADRVDERVYSFVGACQGDRTAEGDWQRPAAAEKVALVSLGSAFTKQPGFYRECVKAFGDLPGWHLVLSVGKHVDPAGFADVPANVEVHSWVPQPAILKQADLFVTHAGAGGSQEGLATATPMIAVPQAVDQFGNAEMLQGLGVARRMSTEEATAETLRAAALALAGDPEVARRLKELQAQTAREGGTRRAADLIEAELAAARG comes from the coding sequence ATGACCAGTCGCGCCCACATCGCCATGTTCTCCATCGCCGCCCACGGCCACGTGAATCCGAGCCTGGAAGTGATCCGCGAGCTCGTGGCACGCGGCCACCGGGTGACGTACGCGATCCCGCCCGTCTTCGCGGGCAAGGTCGCGGACACCGGCGCCGAGGTGAAGCCCTGGACCTCGACGCTGCCCTCGCCCGACGACGACCCGGAGGCGTGGGGGAGCACCCTGCTGGACAACGTGGAGCCCTTCCTCGCCGACGCGATCCAGGCCCTCCCGCAGCTGATCGAGGCCTACGAGGGCGACGAGCCGGACCTCGTGCTGCACGACATCGCCTCCTACCCGGGCCGGGTCCTCGCCCACCGCTGGGGCGTCCCCGCGGTCTCCCTCTCACCGGCCATGGTCGCCTGGGAGGGGTACGAGGAGGAGGTCGCCCGGCCCCTGTGGGAGGAGCCGAAGAAGACCGAACGGGGCCGCGCCTACTACGCCCGCTTCCAGGCCTGGCTCGAGGGGAACGGCATCACGCAGCACCCCGACGACTTCGGGGGCCGGCCAGACCGCTCGATCGTCCTGCTCCCCAAGGCGCTCCAGCCGAACGCGGACCGTGTCGACGAGCGCGTGTACTCCTTCGTCGGTGCCTGCCAGGGTGACCGCACCGCCGAGGGCGACTGGCAGCGCCCGGCCGCCGCGGAGAAGGTCGCGCTCGTGTCCCTCGGGTCGGCCTTCACCAAGCAGCCCGGCTTCTACCGGGAGTGCGTCAAGGCGTTCGGCGATCTGCCGGGCTGGCACCTGGTGCTCTCGGTCGGCAAGCACGTCGACCCGGCCGGGTTCGCGGACGTTCCGGCCAACGTCGAGGTGCACTCCTGGGTGCCGCAGCCGGCCATCCTGAAGCAGGCCGACCTGTTCGTCACGCACGCCGGCGCCGGCGGCAGCCAGGAAGGCCTGGCCACCGCGACGCCCATGATCGCCGTACCGCAGGCCGTGGACCAGTTCGGCAATGCGGAGATGCTCCAGGGCCTGGGCGTCGCCCGCCGGATGTCCACGGAGGAGGCGACCGCGGAGACCCTGCGCGCGGCGGCCCTGGCCCTGGCCGGCGACCCGGAGGTGGCCCGCCGCCTGAAGGAACTCCAGGCGCAGACGGCCCGGGAGGGCGGCACCAGGCGCGCGGCCGACCTCATCGAGGCCGAACTCGCCGCCGCCCGCGGCTAG
- a CDS encoding zinc metalloprotease, producing the protein MSDAQAFLRATSPDYSRWCGAMEVHRRLLTLNPEYAENRALIENTAFAYESMDQITARQGLIDIPVVVHVVHGNAEQNVSDAQIHSQIDVLNQDFRASNPDVGKVPAVWQDLVADARLQFHLARTDPLGRPTDGITRTESAVDDWDTDDLVKFSLSGGQDAWPADIYLNLWVCQLRRGLLGYAQFPGGAASTDGVVVTHTALGTTGTATAPFDGGRTAVHEIGHWLNLRHIWGDDDEGCSGSDFVADTPNQGGANVGSPTFPHLTCGNGPDGDMFMNYMDYTDDAAMFMFTKGQSARMDATLDNARLNLTRQAVAV; encoded by the coding sequence ATGTCCGATGCACAGGCATTCCTTCGCGCCACCTCGCCCGACTACAGCCGCTGGTGCGGCGCCATGGAGGTGCACCGCAGACTCCTCACCCTGAACCCGGAGTACGCCGAGAACCGGGCCCTGATCGAGAACACCGCGTTCGCCTACGAGTCGATGGACCAGATCACCGCCCGGCAAGGCCTGATCGACATCCCCGTCGTCGTGCACGTGGTGCACGGCAACGCCGAACAGAACGTGAGCGACGCCCAGATCCACAGTCAGATCGACGTGCTCAACCAGGACTTCCGCGCGAGCAACCCGGACGTGGGCAAGGTGCCCGCGGTCTGGCAGGACCTGGTGGCCGACGCGCGCCTGCAGTTCCACCTGGCCCGGACCGACCCGCTGGGCCGCCCCACGGACGGCATCACACGCACCGAGAGCGCGGTCGACGACTGGGACACCGACGACCTGGTCAAGTTCAGCCTGAGCGGCGGCCAGGACGCCTGGCCCGCGGACATCTACCTGAACCTCTGGGTCTGCCAGTTGCGCCGCGGACTGCTGGGCTACGCCCAGTTCCCGGGCGGCGCCGCCTCCACGGACGGCGTGGTCGTCACCCACACCGCCCTCGGGACCACCGGCACCGCCACGGCGCCGTTCGACGGTGGCCGCACGGCCGTGCACGAGATCGGGCACTGGCTGAACCTGCGGCACATCTGGGGCGACGACGACGAGGGCTGCAGCGGCAGCGACTTCGTGGCGGACACCCCCAACCAGGGCGGCGCCAACGTCGGTTCGCCCACCTTCCCCCATCTGACGTGCGGCAACGGACCGGACGGCGACATGTTCATGAACTACATGGACTACACGGACGACGCCGCGATGTTCATGTTCACCAAGGGCCAGTCGGCGCGCATGGACGCCACGCTCGACAACGCCCGTCTGAACCTGACCCGTCAGGCCGTCGCGGTGTGA
- a CDS encoding caspase family protein: MTDSRHALIIANDRYADQGLKKLKAPAQDAAALERVLHDPQIGDFEVEVVHNASADLMRRRIQGFFNDRRRADTLLLHFSCHGLKSESGELYFAASDTEPPLLAATAVASQFVRGCMSGTRAGRSVLFLDCCYGGAFSRGSASVRASGDVNVLESFAKDEPVSGRGWAVITASDSMEYSFEGDELAENSAPRPSVFTHAVVEGLETGEADLDADGNVSLDDLYEYVYRHVREQNPHQTPKKAAELQGELHLAHSRRGGIKIVAIPSPSALQAALDSDEFLRRQGAVTELCKRLRRPELPVAEGARQHLGEVAHDEVQPLADLAAEALSTIRLAPSPDRLDFGRIPRGSTSPGLPVTMQGPPLARHCVAQPGQPWLRVDPARSGLEVHVDTTAAGHLSGDITLKGVADESVIHVEAEVTPADGPPTPGPHAPNDSTAPKPPPDDKRRTVVIDPPRIPSEPKEPPKPKEPPRTTEDRERTDRKTPSRRAPALAGAALALAVTSLAMLFMTIQRGAVAIAARADAGETGNVEDNIREYGALTPLIVCLITGGAALVVGAFARHDLGTRGEHYSTQAASGTRTLTSVAKGLAIPTLALAVLAGIAYLVGSAHW, translated from the coding sequence ATGACGGATTCCAGACACGCGCTGATCATCGCCAACGACCGGTACGCGGACCAGGGACTCAAGAAACTCAAGGCGCCCGCCCAGGACGCCGCGGCTCTCGAACGGGTGCTGCACGACCCGCAGATCGGCGACTTCGAGGTGGAGGTCGTGCACAACGCCTCGGCCGACCTCATGCGCAGACGCATCCAGGGCTTCTTCAACGACCGGCGCCGCGCCGACACGCTCCTGCTGCACTTCTCCTGCCACGGCCTCAAGAGCGAGTCCGGCGAGCTGTACTTCGCCGCGAGCGACACCGAACCCCCGCTGCTGGCCGCCACGGCTGTCGCCTCCCAGTTCGTCCGCGGCTGCATGTCCGGCACCCGGGCGGGCCGCAGCGTCCTGTTCCTCGACTGCTGCTATGGCGGCGCCTTCTCCCGGGGCTCGGCCTCCGTGCGCGCCTCGGGAGACGTCAATGTCCTCGAGTCGTTCGCGAAGGACGAGCCGGTCAGTGGGCGGGGCTGGGCCGTCATCACCGCGTCCGACTCCATGGAGTACTCCTTCGAGGGCGACGAACTCGCCGAGAACTCCGCCCCGCGGCCCTCGGTGTTCACCCACGCGGTCGTCGAAGGCCTGGAGACAGGCGAGGCCGACCTCGACGCGGACGGCAACGTCTCCCTCGACGACCTGTACGAGTACGTCTACCGGCACGTACGGGAGCAGAACCCCCACCAGACACCGAAGAAGGCGGCGGAGCTGCAAGGGGAGCTGCATCTGGCACACAGCCGGCGCGGCGGCATCAAGATCGTCGCCATTCCCTCGCCGTCCGCACTGCAGGCGGCTCTGGACAGCGACGAATTCCTCAGACGGCAGGGCGCCGTCACGGAGTTGTGCAAGCGACTGCGGCGCCCCGAGCTGCCCGTGGCGGAAGGGGCGCGTCAGCACCTGGGGGAGGTCGCCCACGACGAGGTCCAGCCGCTCGCCGATCTGGCGGCCGAGGCCCTGAGCACGATCCGCCTGGCACCGTCCCCGGACCGCCTGGACTTCGGCCGGATCCCGAGGGGCTCGACCTCTCCCGGACTTCCCGTGACCATGCAGGGACCGCCGCTGGCGCGGCACTGCGTGGCCCAGCCCGGACAGCCGTGGCTGCGGGTCGATCCGGCCCGGAGCGGCCTGGAGGTCCACGTCGACACGACCGCCGCGGGGCACCTCTCCGGCGACATCACGCTGAAGGGCGTGGCCGACGAGTCCGTGATCCACGTCGAGGCGGAGGTGACCCCGGCGGACGGTCCCCCGACGCCCGGACCGCACGCCCCGAACGACTCCACGGCGCCGAAGCCCCCGCCGGACGACAAACGGCGCACGGTGGTCATCGATCCCCCGCGCATCCCGTCCGAGCCGAAGGAGCCGCCCAAGCCCAAGGAGCCGCCCAGGACCACCGAAGACCGGGAGCGAACGGACCGCAAAACCCCCTCCCGGCGCGCTCCCGCCCTTGCCGGTGCCGCTCTCGCCCTCGCCGTCACGTCGCTCGCCATGCTCTTCATGACCATCCAGCGGGGAGCCGTGGCCATCGCGGCCCGGGCCGACGCGGGGGAGACCGGCAACGTCGAGGACAACATCCGCGAGTACGGAGCGCTCACGCCGCTCATCGTGTGTCTGATCACCGGTGGGGCGGCTCTGGTCGTGGGCGCGTTCGCCCGGCACGACCTGGGCACCCGGGGGGAGCACTACTCGACGCAGGCGGCGAGCGGTACGCGGACACTGACCTCGGTCGCGAAGGGACTGGCGATCCCCACGCTGGCCCTGGCCGTCCTCGCGGGCATCGCCTATCTGGTGGGCAGCGCTCACTGGTGA